In the genome of Parus major isolate Abel chromosome 2, Parus_major1.1, whole genome shotgun sequence, one region contains:
- the ANKRD28 gene encoding serine/threonine-protein phosphatase 6 regulatory ankyrin repeat subunit A isoform X4 has translation MSRVCIVVLEEEEDDSPTFISSLPQENVSVHPSPPGNVLPPLVQAIFNGDPDEVRALIFKKEDVNFQDNEKRTPLHAAAYLGDAEIIELLILSGARVNAKDSKWLTPLHRAVASCSEDAVQVLLKHSADVNARDKNWQTPLHIAAANKAVKCAEALVPLLSNVNVSDRAGRTALHHAAFSGHVEMVSLLLSRGANINAFDKKDRRAIHWAAYMGHIEVVKLLVTHTAEVTCKDKKSYTPLHAAASSGMISVVKYLLDLGVDMNEPNAYGNTPLHVACYNGQDVVVNELIDCGANVNQLNEKGFTPLHFAAASTHGALCLELLVCNGADVNIKSKDGKTPLHMTAIHGRFSRSQTIIQNGAEIDCEDKNGNTPLHIAARYGHELLINTLITSGADTAKRGIHGMFPLHLAALSGFSDCCRKLLSSGFDIDTPDDFGRTCLHAAAAGGNLECLNLLLNTGADFNKKDRFGRTPLHYAAANCNYQCLFALVGSGASVNDLDERGCTPLHYAAASDTDGKCLEYLLRNDANPGIRDKQGYNAVHYSAAYGHRLCLELIASETPLDVLMETSGTDMLNDSDNRAPISPLHLAAYHGHHQALEVLVQSLLDLDVRNNNGRTPLDLAAFKGHVECVDVLINQGASILVKDYVVKRTPIHAAATNGHSECLRLLIGNAEPQNAVDIQDGNGQTPLMLSVLNGHTDCVYSLLNKGANVDAKDKWGRTALHRGAVTGHEECVEALLQHGAKSLLRDCRGRTPIHLSAACGHTGVLGALLQSATSVDAAPAMADNHGYTSLHWACYNGHDSCVELLLEQEVFQKMEGNSFSPLHCAVINDNEGAAEMLIDTLGAGIVNSTDSKGRTPLHAAAFTDHVECLQLLLGHSAQVNAVDSSGKTPLMMAAENGQTNTVEVLVSSAKADLTLQDSSKNTALHLACSKGHETSALLILEKITDRNLINATNAALQTPLHVAARNGLTVVVQELLGKGASVLAVDENG, from the exons GATAATGAGAAAAGGACCCCTTTACATGCTGCTGCCTATCTGGGAGATGCAGAAATTATTGAACTACTTATTTTATCTG GAGCTAGAGTTAATGCCAAAGACAGCAAATGGTTGACTCCTTTACATAGAGCTGTAGCATCTTGTAGTGAG GATGCTGTTCAGGTGTTGTTAAAGCATTCAGCAGATGTCAATGCTCGTGATAAAAACTGGCAGACACCCCTACACATAGCAGCTGCAAACAAAGCTGTGAAGTGTGCTGAAGCTTTGGTGCCTCTCCTAAGCAATGTAAATGTGTCTGATCGAGCAGGCAGAACTGCATTGCATCATGCAGCCTTCAGTGGACACGTTGAG ATGGTCAGCTTACTGTTGTCTAGAGGGGCCAATATTAATGCATTTGACAAGAAAGACAGACGAGCTATACATTGGGCAGCATATATGG GTCATATTGAAGTTGTGAAATTACTCGTGACCCATACAGCTGAAGTGACGTGCAAAGACAAGAAATCATATACACCCTTACATGCTGCAGCATCTAGTGGAATGATTAGTGTAGTCAAATATCTTCTGGATCTTGGAGTtgat atGAATGAGCCAAATGCCTATGGAAATACTCCTCTCCATGTAGCTTGTTACAATGGGCAAGATGTTGTAGTGAATGAACTCATAGACTGTGGTGCTAATGTAAATCAGTTGAATGAGAAAGGGTTTACACCTTTGCACTTCGCTGCTGCATCAACACATGGAGCATTGTGTTTAGAGCTCTTGGTCTGCAATGGAGCAGATGTAAATATAAAG agtaAAGATGGGAAAACACCTTTGCACATGACAGCAATCCATGGTAGATTTTCAAGATCCCAAACCATCATTCAAAATG GAGCTGAAATAGACTGTGAAGATAAGAATGGAAATACCCCTTTGCACATAGCAGCTAGATATGGCCATGAGCTATTAATCAACACTCTGATTACGAGTGGTGCTGACACTGCAAA GCGGGGTATACATGGGATGTTTCCTCTCCATTTGGCAGCATTAAGTGGATTTTCAGACTGCTGCAGAAAGCTCCTCTCATCAG GTTTTGACATTGACACACCAGATGACTTTGGCAGGACTTGTCTtcatgcagctgcagctggagg GAATTTGGAGTGCCTAAATCTTCTGCTAAATACTGGTGCAGACTTCAACAAAAAGGACAGATTTGGAAG AACTCCACTCCATTATGCTGCTGCCAATTGTAATTATCAGTGCCTGTTTGCCCTTGTGGGATCTGGAGCTAGTGTGAATGACCTTGATGAGAGGGGTTGTACACCTCTGCACTATGCAGCTGCATCAGACACAGATGGGAA GTGCCTGGAATACTTGCTAAGAAACGATGCCAACCCTGGGATCCGAGACAAGCAAGGATACAATGCAGTTCATTATTCAGCTGCTTATGGTCATCGCTTGTGTCTTGAATTG ATTGCCAGTGAAACACCTCTAGATGTT CTGATGGAAACATCAGGTACGGACATGCTGAATGACTCGGACAACAGAGCGCCTATAAGTCCACTGCATTTAGCT GCCTATCATGGCCACCATCAAGCTCTGGAAGTTCTGGTACAGTCACTGCTGGACCTTGATGTGAGGAATAACAATGGAAGGACACCACTGGATCTTGCTGCCTTTAAGGGACATGTGGAATGTGTAGATGTGCTCATTAATCAGGGAGCATCAATCTTGGTGAAAGATTATGTTGTAAAGAGGACCCCAATTCATGCTGCAG CTACAAATGGTCATTCAGAATGTTTGCGGCTATTGATAGGAAATGCAGAACCACAGAATGCAGTGGACATTCAAGATGGAAATGGACA GACTCCTCTGATGTTGTCAGTTCTCAATGGGCACACCGACTGCGTTTATTCACTCCTTAACAAAGGAGCAAATGTAGATGCCAAAGATAAGTGGGGAAGGACAGCATTACATAGAGGG GCAGTTACTGGGCACGAGGAATGTGTGGAAGCATTGCTTCAACATGGTGCTAAGTCCTTACTACGAGACTGTAGGGGACGGACCCCCATCCACCTGTCAGCTGCATGTGGCCATACAGGTGTTCTGGGAGCTCTCCTGCAGTCAGCTACTTCTGTGGATGCAGCACCTGCAATGGCAGACAATCATGGCTATACATCACTGCACTGGGCCTGCTATAATg GTCACGACAGTTGTGtagagctgctcctggaacaggaagtttttcagaaaatggaaggaaattcTTTCAGTCCCTTGCATTGTGCTGT GATAAATGACAATGaaggtgctgcagaaatgttAATTGATACACTAGGTGCCGGTATTGTAAATTCAACAGATTCTAAAGGAAG AACTCCTCTGCATGCAGCAGCTTTTACAGATCACGTTGAGTGTCTACAGCTTCTGCTTGGTCACAGTGCTCAAGTAAATGCTGTAGATTCTTCTGGGAAAACACCTTTAATGATGGCTGCAGAAAATGGACAGACGAATACAGTTG aggtgctggtTAGCAGTGCTAAAGCTGATCTGACTTTGCAAGACAGTTCTAAGAACACAGCACTCCATTTGGCTTGCAGCAAG GGTCATGAAACTAGTGCCTTGTTAATCCTGGAGAAGATTACGGATAGAAACCTCATCAACGCCACCAATGCAGCCTTGCAAAC ACCTCTGCATGTTGCTGCTCGAAATGGACTAACGGTTGTAGTTCAAGAGCTTTTAGGGAAGGGAGCAAGTGTACTTGCTGTAGATGAAAATG GATGA